ATCGCCCGATTCGGCGTGCAGCTTGTGGCGCACGTCTTCGAACATCAGGTCGTAGTCCTTGTGCATCGCCAGGGGTAGCGTTACAGCGGGTGGCAGGCCATGTTTGAGGGCGATGCGGTTTGCGTCATGGGCGAAGTTAAAGGCCATATCGCGCGGCAGTTCAAACTCTTCCTGAAAGGTATTGCCGCCCACATCGCCTTCCATGACGAAGTGCATGGACTTGCCTTCCACCGGGTTTTCGCAGACTTCATAACGAATATGGATGTTGTAGCTGAAGTCCGAGGCTTGCAGTGCAGTGCGGCTGATATGGAGATGGCCTGGCTCGAACATGTCATTGCCTCAGGAAAGTCGAAAGAGAAGGGTAGACCGTTCAGGCTACCCAGCGTTCAGCGGCAGGAAATGATGCAACCATAGACGATATTGAATAACACGGACGTGACGTGGGACA
This genomic window from Pseudomonas sp. G.S.17 contains:
- a CDS encoding DUF5064 family protein, producing the protein MFEPGHLHISRTALQASDFSYNIHIRYEVCENPVEGKSMHFVMEGDVGGNTFQEEFELPRDMAFNFAHDANRIALKHGLPPAVTLPLAMHKDYDLMFEDVRHKLHAESGDPVKPEHLT